From the genome of Maribacter algicola, one region includes:
- the ligA gene encoding NAD-dependent DNA ligase LigA, whose amino-acid sequence MDVESTIKDLREELRDHNYNYYVLDNPTITDFEFDMKLKELQDLEAKHPEFYDESSPTIRVGGMVTKHFETVVHEHRMYSLDNSYSKEDLEDWEKRIQRNLGDAPVSYTCELKYDGASISITYENGKLLRAVTRGDGFQGDDVTTNIKTIKSVPLQLKGDYPDKFDIRGEIILPFDGFAKMNEERIANGEEPYMNPRNTASGSLKLQDSSLVAQRPLECLLYSIVGRNTGISTQFEMLEKAREWGFKVPTVAKLCHSTQEVMEFVEYWDVNRHSLPYETDGVVVKVNNLQHQEELGYTAKSPRWAMAYKFKAEQVYTVLNEITYQVGRTGAITPVANLQPVLLAGTTVKRASLHNADQIEKLDIREGDTVFVEKGGEIIPKIIGVDLAKRPADSKPTEYIMECPECHTALMRTPGDAKHYCPNEYGCPPQITGRIQHYISRKAMDIEGLGGETVELLFKEGLINDYADLYDLTKEQLLPLERMAEKSAENLVQGVADSVKVPFERVLFALGIRYVGETVAKKLAKAYKSVDALMVATKEELVSVDEIGDRIAESVVDFFQNPKNLDAISRLRQKGVQLELSAEKLENQTDVLKGATFVVSGVFETVSRDELKKLIEDNGGKVGSSISSKTGYLIAGDKMGPSKRTKAESLGIPIITEQEFLVMI is encoded by the coding sequence AATCTACCATCAAGGACTTAAGGGAGGAGCTAAGGGACCATAATTATAATTACTACGTTCTGGACAACCCTACGATTACCGACTTTGAGTTTGATATGAAGTTAAAGGAGCTTCAGGATTTGGAAGCTAAGCACCCCGAGTTTTATGATGAAAGTTCGCCTACCATCCGCGTGGGGGGCATGGTCACGAAGCATTTTGAAACCGTTGTGCACGAGCATCGTATGTATTCCTTGGATAATTCCTATTCCAAGGAGGATCTGGAGGATTGGGAAAAAAGAATCCAACGGAATTTAGGGGATGCCCCTGTCTCATATACTTGTGAACTTAAGTATGATGGGGCCTCCATCAGTATTACCTATGAAAACGGAAAATTACTAAGAGCGGTGACCCGGGGAGACGGTTTTCAAGGCGATGATGTTACTACCAACATAAAAACCATAAAGTCGGTACCCTTGCAATTGAAAGGGGATTATCCGGACAAGTTTGATATACGGGGGGAAATCATACTGCCGTTTGATGGTTTTGCCAAGATGAACGAGGAGCGGATCGCCAACGGGGAAGAACCGTATATGAATCCAAGGAACACGGCTTCGGGCAGTTTAAAATTACAGGATAGCTCTTTAGTGGCGCAACGACCTTTGGAGTGTCTGTTGTACAGTATCGTTGGAAGGAATACCGGCATAAGCACCCAGTTTGAAATGTTGGAAAAGGCGAGGGAATGGGGTTTTAAGGTGCCTACAGTGGCGAAATTGTGCCATAGTACACAAGAAGTAATGGAATTTGTTGAATACTGGGACGTAAACCGACACAGTTTGCCTTACGAAACGGACGGCGTAGTGGTGAAGGTCAACAATCTCCAACATCAGGAGGAACTGGGGTATACCGCCAAGTCCCCAAGATGGGCCATGGCCTATAAATTCAAGGCGGAGCAGGTTTACACCGTATTGAACGAAATCACCTATCAAGTGGGGCGCACTGGGGCCATAACCCCCGTGGCCAACCTGCAGCCCGTTTTGTTGGCAGGAACGACCGTCAAACGGGCCTCCCTGCACAATGCCGACCAGATTGAAAAATTGGATATTAGGGAAGGGGATACCGTTTTTGTCGAAAAAGGCGGGGAAATCATTCCTAAGATTATTGGGGTGGATTTAGCTAAACGGCCAGCAGATTCCAAACCGACGGAATACATCATGGAATGCCCCGAGTGCCACACCGCTCTGATGCGAACTCCAGGAGATGCGAAACACTACTGCCCCAACGAATACGGTTGTCCGCCACAAATTACGGGTAGGATCCAGCATTATATTTCCAGAAAGGCCATGGATATCGAAGGTTTGGGCGGAGAAACGGTGGAGTTGCTCTTTAAGGAAGGCCTGATCAATGATTATGCGGATTTGTACGACCTTACCAAAGAGCAATTGTTGCCATTGGAGCGGATGGCGGAGAAATCCGCAGAAAATTTGGTCCAGGGGGTTGCGGATTCCGTTAAGGTGCCTTTTGAACGGGTTTTGTTCGCCTTGGGCATTCGCTATGTGGGTGAGACCGTTGCCAAGAAATTGGCGAAAGCCTATAAATCGGTCGACGCGCTGATGGTGGCTACCAAGGAGGAACTGGTTTCAGTGGACGAAATTGGCGACCGGATTGCGGAAAGCGTGGTGGATTTTTTCCAAAACCCAAAGAACTTGGATGCCATAAGTCGCTTGAGGCAAAAAGGGGTGCAATTGGAACTATCGGCAGAAAAGCTCGAAAACCAAACCGATGTTTTGAAAGGTGCTACCTTCGTAGTTTCGGGCGTATTTGAAACCGTGAGTAGGGACGAGCTTAAAAAATTGATAGAAGACAATGGGGGCAAGGTGGGTTCCTCAATATCCTCCAAAACGGGTTATTTGATTGCTGGGGACAAAATGGGGCCCAGCAAAAGGACCAAGGCTGAGTCTTTG